Proteins from one Triticum aestivum cultivar Chinese Spring chromosome 7A, IWGSC CS RefSeq v2.1, whole genome shotgun sequence genomic window:
- the LOC123147468 gene encoding cysteine-rich and transmembrane domain-containing protein WIH1 yields the protein MSYQQGYPPPGTAAAYPPPGQQQAYVAPPPAAYQQGQQYPPAGGDTTSRGEHGHGGDGFLKGCCAALCCCCLLDACF from the exons ATGAGCTACCAGCAGG GCTACCCGCCGCCGGGCACCGCAGCAGCGTACCCTCCGCCGGGCCAGCAGCAGGCCTACGTCGCGCCGCCGCCGGCTGCGTACCAGCAGGGCCAGCAGTACCCTCCGGCCGGCGGCGACACCACCAGCCGCGGCGAGCACGGCCACGGCGGCGATGGGTTCTTGAAAGGATG CTGCGCGgcgctctgctgctgctgcctcctcgACGCCTGCTTCTGA